A single region of the Borrelia hermsii DAH genome encodes:
- a CDS encoding tetratricopeptide repeat protein, with translation MKLLIQAFGLMLVFSCCRIKQSEIQSLLGLLEESNKKGLDRFLIVDRIVDIHMRNKDYKDALRVVNQVIANDESGEYYPLYFYLMGNIYSSIKEDLVAFTYYRYVVDNFDDYIYENSSVKLDIAKRVINLNIEAGDKIRYYKLLLNDNAESLINADRGNYYYNLALSLESIQNYDEAYFYYKKLLSIPRSDLRIDSIDYSGVITKINYYNNPDFVIYRNLNDLIQDVKRYIFSGNTAKLLSIRDKHNFFIQSWDQRGGKSNSINTNSFLTTMIKLGSRRKNGIQFASSFEADSSDDISYLGSSGWEHIWEWYFVFKKISYPKDPEINNGWAWIGVYLGKK, from the coding sequence ATGAAGTTATTAATTCAAGCGTTTGGACTAATGCTGGTTTTTAGCTGTTGTAGGATTAAACAGAGCGAAATTCAGAGTCTCTTAGGTCTCTTAGAAGAGTCAAATAAAAAGGGTTTAGATAGATTTCTTATTGTTGATAGGATAGTCGACATTCATATGCGCAATAAAGATTATAAAGATGCTTTAAGAGTTGTAAATCAAGTAATTGCTAATGATGAGAGTGGGGAATATTATCCTTTGTATTTTTATTTGATGGGCAATATATATTCTTCCATCAAGGAAGACTTAGTGGCTTTTACTTATTATAGATATGTTGTTGATAATTTTGATGATTACATTTATGAAAATAGTTCTGTAAAATTAGATATTGCAAAAAGGGTGATCAATTTAAATATTGAAGCTGGGGACAAAATACGTTATTATAAATTATTGCTTAATGATAATGCTGAGAGTCTTATTAATGCAGATAGGGGTAATTATTATTACAATCTTGCTTTAAGTTTAGAGAGTATTCAAAATTATGATGAGGCGTATTTTTATTATAAAAAGTTGCTTTCAATACCAAGGTCGGACTTAAGAATAGATTCAATAGATTATTCTGGTGTTATTACTAAGATTAATTATTATAATAATCCAGACTTTGTAATTTATAGAAATTTGAATGATTTAATTCAGGATGTTAAGAGATATATTTTTTCTGGAAATACTGCAAAATTATTGAGCATAAGAGATAAGCATAATTTTTTCATTCAAAGTTGGGATCAAAGGGGTGGGAAGAGCAATTCAATTAATACAAATAGTTTTTTGACGACGATGATTAAGCTTGGAAGTAGGCGGAAAAATGGAATACAGTTTGCAAGTAGTTTTGAGGCTGATTCTAGTGATGATATATCTTATCTTGGGTCTAGTGGCTGGGAGCACATTTGGGAATGGTATTTTGTCTTTAAGAAAATTTCTTATCCAAAGGATCCAGAAATTAATAATGGTTGGGCTTGGATAGGTGTTTATTTGGGGAAAAAGTAG
- a CDS encoding SH3 domain-containing protein → MNKKLIYILSIILFLSCFNKNNKYGIVLDSNNREKLPNGSLVKIENTDQEKQIITINYNETKFIVHKFTIEEFQTKKEAEKFKLSIQPYVNKYAISKKDLLPLRTSPDSYRENIIYRIPKEAILKIIHIGEETEAGSLKGRWLHALTKDGYKGYVFNYSLEIFDNIPGTILTSPLDQASQNDIINTFKNIKYLRPLYYEKMIANNTYNTNLLREDYGLFFTPKNEIKINMPELNLHCKFNIVEEVKPNGFLFRSETSDEDFIILERETQNYYKSIVKVKEHNFESKFVIIEQNIEKIILEAEKQNQNLINRLISYGTLINTQYGNIEFKSDKTFVWETDKKIYNLPSSGTFEIIGLSPNLQISYKNAVKLMTTEGKEYFCLLDYTNNALQLIFISPESVEDDLIIINDKDKIAIILFNSAQPSQDILTKQSQKTT, encoded by the coding sequence ATGAATAAAAAATTAATTTATATCTTATCGATAATATTATTTCTATCTTGTTTTAATAAGAACAATAAATACGGTATTGTTCTAGATTCAAACAACAGAGAAAAACTACCAAACGGCTCACTTGTCAAAATAGAAAATACCGATCAAGAAAAACAAATAATAACAATAAACTATAATGAAACAAAATTTATCGTACATAAATTCACAATAGAAGAGTTTCAAACAAAAAAAGAAGCAGAAAAATTTAAACTAAGTATTCAACCATACGTAAACAAGTATGCTATAAGTAAAAAAGATCTCTTGCCCTTAAGAACATCTCCGGACAGCTATAGAGAAAACATAATATATAGAATTCCAAAAGAAGCTATCTTGAAAATAATACACATTGGGGAAGAAACAGAAGCAGGCTCACTTAAAGGGAGATGGCTACACGCACTAACAAAAGATGGATATAAAGGTTATGTTTTCAATTACTCACTTGAAATTTTTGATAATATTCCAGGAACAATACTCACAAGTCCATTAGATCAAGCCTCACAAAATGATATAATCAATACGTTTAAAAATATCAAATATTTAAGACCGCTATACTACGAAAAAATGATCGCCAATAACACTTATAACACCAATCTACTAAGAGAAGACTATGGACTATTTTTTACTCCCAAAAATGAAATAAAAATTAATATGCCCGAATTAAACTTACATTGCAAATTCAATATTGTTGAGGAGGTCAAACCTAATGGATTTCTATTTAGATCTGAAACTTCAGATGAAGATTTTATTATCTTAGAAAGAGAAACGCAAAACTACTACAAGTCAATCGTAAAAGTTAAAGAACACAACTTTGAATCTAAATTCGTTATCATTGAACAAAATATCGAAAAAATTATTCTTGAAGCAGAAAAGCAAAATCAAAATCTAATAAATAGATTAATATCTTATGGAACCTTAATAAATACACAATATGGAAATATTGAATTTAAAAGCGATAAAACTTTTGTCTGGGAAACAGATAAAAAAATTTATAATCTCCCAAGCTCTGGAACATTTGAAATAATAGGACTTAGTCCAAATCTACAGATTTCATATAAAAACGCTGTTAAACTAATGACCACGGAAGGAAAAGAATATTTCTGTCTGCTAGACTATACAAACAATGCCTTACAACTCATATTCATATCCCCTGAAAGCGTTGAAGATGATTTAATAATAATCAATGACAAGGATAAAATCGCAATCATACTGTTTAATAGCGCTCAGCCTAGTCAAGATATACTTACAAAACAATCCCAAAAAACTACTTAA
- a CDS encoding ankyrin repeat domain-containing protein — MKIMRILLLTQLITFLNANENTTIIKELSKTIYNPSNKEYETNKERLDNFIESIDLNNNNILKELQKIKNDLLITSVYFQNIKGTLIALNISAEINFQHKISPLSISIINNDFNTTKTLIDYGIKINRIDETEYPSVFWAIYLNNETMFNLLKEKGADLSLTLKNGKTPMQAAIEIENTDLIELLLKKNAYIKDEYKKEIKNLKNKNIRNIFKKYKII, encoded by the coding sequence ATGAAAATAATGCGCATACTATTATTAACACAACTGATTACATTCTTAAATGCAAATGAAAACACAACAATAATAAAAGAATTATCAAAAACAATTTATAATCCTAGTAATAAAGAATATGAAACAAATAAAGAAAGGCTAGATAATTTTATAGAGTCAATAGATCTAAATAACAACAATATATTAAAAGAGTTACAGAAAATAAAAAATGACCTTCTAATCACATCCGTATATTTCCAAAATATAAAGGGTACTTTAATAGCCCTAAATATCTCAGCAGAAATAAATTTTCAACATAAAATATCTCCACTATCAATTTCGATCATCAATAACGATTTTAACACTACCAAAACATTAATAGACTATGGAATTAAAATCAACAGAATAGACGAAACAGAATATCCATCAGTATTTTGGGCAATATACCTAAACAATGAAACAATGTTCAATCTTTTAAAAGAAAAAGGTGCTGATTTAAGCCTCACTCTTAAGAATGGAAAAACACCTATGCAAGCTGCAATAGAAATTGAAAATACTGATTTAATTGAGCTACTACTTAAAAAAAATGCTTATATTAAAGATGAATATAAAAAAGAAATTAAGAACTTAAAAAATAAAAATATAAGAAATATTTTCAAAAAGTATAAAATAATATAA